The following coding sequences lie in one Arachis ipaensis cultivar K30076 chromosome B03, Araip1.1, whole genome shotgun sequence genomic window:
- the LOC107632418 gene encoding uncharacterized protein LOC107632418 has product MGAIPFHHSILEVRLPKHFDKPTDMRYDGTQDPLEHLTAFEGSVTRFSDISHAFLAQFTTRIAKAKHPINLLGVTQRAGEPTRKYLDRFNDECLEIDGLTDSVASLCLTNWLLNEDFRKHLTTKPVWTMQEIQCVAKEYINDEEVIRVVAANKRQPPYNQTRHYEGGERQKEHARNGGPNKAPKPFSRVGKFTNYTPLTAPITEVYQQIAEKGILSRPRPLKDRTGKKKSLYCEYHKGYGHKTQDYFDLKDALEQAIRDGKLADFSHLIKEPRRRNRDHEGEDRSRATRRRQEPEGDDHGLTVVNVVTVRNSAPRSRSAQKKDAKVLAVSSSSARSSRGLPSISFGPEDQWFNEVLESPPMVTTARVGTGLVKRILVDTGADSNIMFHNVFDASGLRDTDLATHQHGVVGLGDHFIKPDGIISLPTSVGQGQRRKTVMADFVVLRDSIAYNIILGRKTINNLGAAISTKMLVMKFVTDNGSVGSIRGDLETAVACDHTSLSLRKKSKEASGVFLADLDARIDDKPKPEPEGDLEKFRVGDGEEKFTVGFYSSLGDHESQKLPSLYGKGAFEWVKPHAVLPEGHEHAP; this is encoded by the exons ATGGGAGCGATCCCATTCCACCATTCCATACTCGAGGTCCGACtgccaaaacactttgacaagccaacaGACATGAGGTACGATGGAACGCAAGACCCGCTGGAACACctaacggcctttgag ggctcggtgaccCGATTCTCCGACATCAGCCATGCCTTCCTGGCTCAGTTCACGACCAGGATTGCCAAAGCCAAGCACCCGATCAATTTGCTGGGAGTTACCCAGAGAGCCGGGGAGCCGACCAGGAAATACTTAGAtcgcttcaacgacgaatgcttGGAAATCGACGGGTTGACGGACTCGGTGGCGAGCTTGTGCTTGACGAATTGGCTCCTGAATGAGGACTTCAGAAAACATCTTACCACAAAGCCAGtatggacaatgcaggagatccaatgCGTGGCTAAGGAGTATATTAACGACGAAGAAGTCATccgggtcgtggctgccaataaacggcaaccTCCCTACAACCAAACCCGACACTACGAGGGTGgagaaagacaaaaggaacacgcCAGGAACGGCGGTCCGAATAAGGCGCCAAAGCCATTTTCCCGAGTCGGAAaattcaccaactacacccccctcACGGCACCGATCAcggaagtttaccaacagatagccgAGAAGGGGATACTATCGAgaccccgacctctgaaggacagGACGGGGAAAAAAAAAAGCCTTTACTGCGAATATCACAAGGGatacgggcacaagacccaagactacTTCGACCTAAAGGATGCCCTGGAGCAAGCAATCAGGGACGGAAAGCTTGCCGATTTCTCCCACCTTATAAAGGAGCCGAGGAGACGGAATCGGGATCACGAGGGCGAGGACAGGTCCCGGGCGACAAGACGACGCCAAGAACCAGAGGGGgacgaccacggtctcacggtggtGAACGTGGTAACAGTGAGGAATTCCGCCCCGAGGTCGAGATCGGCACAGAAGAAAGACGCCAAAGTCCTGGCGGTCTCCTCCTCGTCCGCTAGAAGTTCCCGGGGACTACCCTCCATCTCCTTCGGCCCCGAGGACCAATGGTTCAACGAGGTACTGGAAAGTCCCCCCATGGTCACCACGGCCAGAGTCGGAACCGGCCTCGTCAAACGGATCCTTGTGGATACAggggcagactcgaacatcatgtttcACAACGTTTTTGATGCCTCGGGACTGCGTGATACCGATCTagcgacccaccagcacggtgtggtagggttgggGGACCACTTCATTAAGCCGGATGGGATTATCTCCCTCCCGACCTCCGTGGGACAAGGACAGAGGCGAAAGACAGTAATGGCCGATTTTGTAGTCTTGCGAGATTCCATAGCTtacaacatcatcctggggagaaaaacCATCAACAACCTTGGGGCAGCGATTAGTACGAAGATGCTCGTAATGAAGTTTGTTACTGATAACGGATCCGTAGGATCCATCAGAGGAgacttggaaacggcagtcgcttgcgaccacACCAGCCTCTCTCTCAGaaaaaagtccaaagaagcatcggGGGTTTTCCTTGCCGACCTGGATGCCAGAATAGATGACAAGCCCAAACCCGAGCCAGAAGGGGACTTGGAAAAATTTAGGGTCGGTGATGGGGAGGAGAAGTTCAC